From one Amphiura filiformis chromosome 13, Afil_fr2py, whole genome shotgun sequence genomic stretch:
- the LOC140167787 gene encoding uncharacterized protein: MHANVLLFLYITGLSTSKPTHPTTTTATTIARLTGQQTTSLTGLSTSKPTHPTTTTATTIARLTGQQTTSLTGLSTSKPTHPTTTTATTIARLTGQQTTSLTGLSTSKPTHPTTTTATTIARLTGQQTTSLTGLSTSKTTYNQTSTTTAATIVGSTGQQTTSLTGLSTSKPTHPTTTTATTIARLTGQQTTSLTGLSTSKTTYNQTSTTTAATIVGSTGQQTTSLTGLSTSKPTHPTTTTATTIARLTGQQTTSLTGLSTSKPTHPTTTTATTIARLTGQQTTSLTGLSTSKPTHPTTTTATTIARLTGQQTTSLTGLSTSKTTYNQTSTTTAATIVGSTGQQTTSLTGLSTSRTTPTSSTTRTTMSLTTMIRSTRQHTTASTDNIATTGLQTEVQTTKDIVPPTTTETEKQHSRRRNNELFYLKLTLLQ, from the exons ATGCATGCAaatgttttgctatttttatacataACAGGTTTATCAACATCTAAACCTACTCATCCAACAACAACGACAGCAACAACTATAGCTCGTTTAACAGGACAACAGACAACGTCATTAACAG GTTTATCAACATCTAAACCTACTCATCCAACAACAACGACAGCAACAACTATAGCTCGTTTAACAGGACAACAGACAACGTCATTAACAG GTTTATCAACATCTAAACCTACTCATCCAACAACAACGACAGCAACAACTATAGCTCGTTTAACAGGACAACAGACAACGTCATTAACAG GTTTATCAACATCTAAACCTACTCATCCAACAACAACGACAGCAACAACTATAGCTCGTTTAACAGGACAACAGACAACGTCATTAACAG gTTTATCAACATCTAAAACTACTTATAATCAAActtcaacaacaacagcagcaaccaTAGTTGGTTCAACAGGACAACAGACAACGTCATTAACAG GTTTATCAACATCTAAACCTACTCATCCAACAACAACGACAGCAACAACTATAGCTCGTTTAACAGGACAACAGACAACGTCATTAACAG GTTTATCAACATCTAAAACTACTTATAATCAAActtcaacaacaacagcagcaaccaTAGTTGGTTCAACAGGACAACAGACAACGTCATTAACAG GTTTATCAACATCTAAACCTACTCATCCAACAACAACGACAGCAACAACTATAGCTCGTTTAACAGGACAACAGACAACGTCATTAACAG GTTTATCAACATCTAAACCTACTCATCCAACAACAACGACAGCAACAACTATAGCTCGTTTAACAGGACAACAGACAACGTCATTAACAG GTTTATCAACATCTAAACCTACTCATCCAACAACAACGACAGCAACAACTATAGCTCGTTTAACAGGACAACAGACAACGTCATTAACAG gTTTATCAACATCTAAAACTACTTATAATCAAActtcaacaacaacagcagcaaccaTAGTTGGTTCAACAGGACAACAGACAACGTCATTAACAG GTTTATCAACATCAAGAACTACTCCAacttcatcaacaacaagaacaacaatgAGTTTAACAACAATGATACGTTCAACAAGACAACATACAACGGCATCAACAG ATAACATCGCAACAACAGGCTTGCAAACAGAAGTGCAAACGACCAAAGACATTGTACCTCCCACGACTACAGAAACAGAAAAACAACATAGTCGTAGACGCAACAATGagctattttatttaaaattgacaCTCCTCCAAtag